From a single Nymphaea colorata isolate Beijing-Zhang1983 chromosome 4, ASM883128v2, whole genome shotgun sequence genomic region:
- the LOC116253299 gene encoding F-box protein PP2-B11-like, with translation MMSSSSLTSIPDLPENSIAYILSLTTPRDVCRSSAVSSTFLLAASSDYVWERMLPPDIHQLLSRVSRPIHFSSNKELFFGLCSSPLTIDLDRKSFSLDRSSGKKCFMLSARELSISWGDDERYWRWINLPESRFPEVAELLFVWWLSISGRISTADLSPSTRYAAYFVFKHTNNSYGFDSLPARLSIRMNDSPHVSEHEAFIHPENAAARDRRFRRRRRGRGRGPRSALWPREGYGEWMEVKVGEFFTDDEGGELEFSLMETRQQKSGMLLEGLEIRPTN, from the exons ATGATGAGTTCGTCGTCGTTGACGTCGATCCCCGACCTGCCGGAGAACTCCATCGCTTACATCCTGTCCCTGACGACGCCGAGAGACGTATGCCGGTCGTCGGCCGTCTCATCCACCTTCCTCTTAGCTGCTTCCTCAGACTACGTCTGGGAGAGGATGTTGCCGCCGGACATCCATCAACTGCTCTCCCGGGTCAGTCGTCCCATTCACTTCTCCTCCAATAAAGAGCTCTTCTTCGGCCTCTGTTCCTCCCCTCTAACCATAGACTTGGATCGAAAG AGTTTCTCATTGGACAGATCAAGTGGCAAGAAATGCTTCATGCTGTCTGCGAGAGAGCTGAGTATCAGCTGGGGCGACGACGAACGATACTGGAGGTGGATTAACCTGCCCGAATCTAG GTTCCCAGAGGTAGCGGAGCTCTTGTTCGTCTGGTGGTTGAGCATCAGTGGCAGAATCTCAACCGCCGATCTTTCGCCGTCAACCCGGTATGCAGCATATTTCGTGTTCAAACACACGAATAATTCATACGGTTTCGATTCGCTTCCTGCCAGGCTTTCCATTAGAATGAATGACAGCCCTCACGTCTCCGAGCACGAGGCGTTCATCCACCCAGAGAATGCCGCTGCCAGGGACCGCAGGTTccggcggcggcggcggggGCGGGGGCGGGGGCCGCGGAGTGCTCTGTGGCCAAGAGAGGGTTACGGTGAGTGGATGGAGGTCAAGGTTGGGGAGTTCTTCACAGATGATGAGGGTGGAGAACTGGAGTTCAGTTTAATGGAGACTCGGCAGCAGAAAAGTGGGATGCTACTCGAGGGACTTGAAATAAGGCCTACAAACTAA
- the LOC116252092 gene encoding F-box protein PP2-B11-like — MERYASSTSLPDLPENCITHILSLTTPRDVCRSSAVSSSFLSAASSDYVWERMLPPDIHQLLSRVSRPIPFSSKKELFFGLCSSPLIIDFDRKSFSLDRSSGKKCFMLSARELTIIWSDHEQYWRWINLPESRFPEVAELLNVCWLDISGKISVADLSPSTRYAAYFVFKHTNSSYGLDLSPAKLSIRVNDSPQVLSEHEAFIHPENAVARSRRSRRGAAGFRWRATESPPRSALCPRKGYGEWMEVEVGEFFTDDEGGEADFSLMQTAGQWKSGMLLEGLEIRPKY; from the exons ATGGAGAGATATGCGTCATCGACGTCGCTCCCCGACCTGCCGGAGAACTGCATCACCCACATCCTCTCCCTGACGACGCCAAGGGACGTCTGCCGGTCGTCGGCTGTCTCATCGAGCTTCCTCTCGGCTGCTTCCTCCGACTACGTCTGGGAGAGGATGTTGCCGCCGGACATCCATCAACTGCTCTCCCGGGTCAGTCGTCCCATCCCTTTCTCCTCCAAGAAAGAGCTCTTCTTCGGCCTCTGCTCCTCCCCTCTAATCATAGACTTCGATCGAAAG AGTTTCTCACTGGACAGATCAAGCGGCAAGAAATGCTTCATGCTATCTGCGAGAGAATTGACTATCATTTGGAGCGATCACGAACAATACTGGAGGTGGATTAACCTGCCTGAATCGAG GTTCCCCGAGGTAGCTGAGCTCTTGAACGTCTGCTGGTTGGACATCAGTGGCAAAATCTCAGTCGCCGACCTTTCGCCGTCCACACGGTATGCAGCATATTTCGTGTTCAAACACACGAACAGTTCATATGGTTTGGATTTGTCTCCCGCCAAGCTTTCCATTAGAGTGAATGACAGCCCTCAGGTACTCTCCGAGCATGAGGCGTTCATCCACCCAGAGAATGCCGTTGCCAGGAGCCGCAGGTCCCGGCGAGGAGCCGCTGGGTTCCGATGGCGAGCCACCGAGTCCCCGCCGCGGAGTGCTCTCTGCCCAAGGAAGGGTTACGGTGAGTGGATGGAGGTTGAGGTTGGGGAGTTCTTCACTGATGATGAGGGTGGGGAAGCGGATTTCAGTTTGATGCAGACTGCTGGGCAATGGAAAAGCGGGATGCTACTCGAGGGACTTGAAATAAGGCCCAAATACTAG
- the LOC116253666 gene encoding uncharacterized protein LOC116253666, with product MKAKEATGPIRQFGQRPLQPIFHRSSRCKEVNENQGTKISKPSISLSEFLDRKISKTMPQKSMQGKEAGFPSLGGRAKSLTGKTEVAGQSVLLDGRAFRCSGVGGKTADEDEAIRSSDLDLICELAGADEQDLRKTKRPRTEGEGRKLPAAGSIFVLGDDPKPRQRRISEFVNKTRAGSHFNHYANGNGWWESGMEGVDNEEVGFKETWEGMGSTSLGGLQWQDLDL from the exons ATGAAGGCAAAGGAGGCGACGGGCCCAATCAGGCAGTTCGGACAACGCCCCCTTCAGCCGATCTTCCACCGTAGTTCCAG ATGCAAAGAGGTCAATGAAAACCAGGGCACCAAGATATCCAAGCCCAGCATATCTCTGTCGGAATTTTTGGatagaaaaataagcaaaacgATGCCGCAGAAATCAATGCAG GGCAAGGAGGCCGGTTTCCCTTCTCTAGGTGGGCGAGCGAAATCATTGACAGGAAAAACTGAGGTCGCAGGACAGAGTGTTCTTCTTGATGGTCGTGCTTTTAGATGCTCTGGAGTTGGCGGCAAGACCGCTGATGAAGATGAAGCAATACGTAGTTCAGACCTTGATCTCATTTGTGAACTTGCTGGGGCAGATGAGCAGGATCTGAGGAAAACAAAGAGACCAAGGACCGAAG GTGAAGGGAGGAAACTTCCAGCTGCTGGCTCCATTTTTGTGCTTGGCGATGATCCAAAGCCAAGGCAGAGAAGAATCTCAGAGTTCGTGAATAAGACAAGGGCGGGATCGCACTTCAACCATT ATGCTAATGGCAACGGATGGTGGGAGTCCGGCATGGAGGGAGTGGACAATGAGGAAGTTGGTTTTAAGGAAACATGGGAAGGCATGGGCTCCACCTCTTTGGGAGGATTGCAGTGGCAAGACCTAGATTTGTGA
- the LOC116253665 gene encoding uncharacterized protein LOC116253665 has translation MASRARGVREICRVFSRSFSSEKQKWLRSVFQTVSSSPASVNTSGIRGKDWDRHVRWVGTLAAGSESHDASLLVFLEFAADKIEGPHHYWLNRMDKGTKFSFNDGVFLIVVDVFLHDSLVLGFNKMVFIERVKLLQQRFPELKVFGLQCGAHITDYNTKNQISKMISNKYITFPVLVSSEKFVQMKDGTLYVLLNGLREPVYYFPRNVELTNISKEIGQLVNPQKKSSSVLENFGSTWARRAEIVREPSVCSSLKNLLLDFAGCMSADEPSNRIFLSDTNHHRIIIINGNGYILDSIGSSPGFEDGRFETAKMMRPAASVYNAAEDCLYFVDSENHAVRCADFEKRIVHTVYPAPESNKNTRSLWRWLLVKLGMVPQASENVDEHEMDIPCFPWHILKLEERNLFITNRSFDSLWILCTATGKIENSCKGQGAVMDFCKPVIKSRLAMAKEAYHKLQLQCKTNCNSLEELSYAHMISSVAKIEGNILLCDPDGGKIIKYHHGSDKFSSLQFSNFGVLGLPYWLDCPLEVFSGRDYDAYVPATNRLLQHFNVHPGKCNIKIDVDVPGGTKLASPLQDGCFWCQARGSATVLRKEADSTAKVGVAQQWYDELDNLAFASTNAASELNDEQAEFGYPQGDTSAHIDCCVSTSPGTSEIVVCAAFYLQLHNACEHGLIDDVRKAEKILGISSHEGNPEQGETPISLLLASCKDLSNVVFVRPLHLRIRLDCHDDSTDKLSEIIRTDSTIKIHVSLD, from the exons ATGGCTTCCCGCGCGAGGGGCGTCAGGGAGATTTGTAGAGTTTTCTCTCGATCTTTCTCCTCAG aaaaacagaaatggTTGCGTTCAGTCTTCCAAACAGTTTCCTCATCTCCCGCTTCTGTAAATACATCTGGAATACGTGGCAAAGACTGGGATCGGCATGTCAGATG GGTTGGAACATTAGCTGCTGGTTCAGAAAGTCATGATGCTAGCCTTTTGGTATTTTTGGAGTTTGCAGCGGACAAAATTGAAG GTCCTCACCATTATTGGTTGAACAGGATGGACAAAGGCACTAAATTCTCTTTCAATGATGGGGTTTTCCTGATTGTTGTGgatgtttttcttcatgattCTCTAGTTCTTGGCTTCAACAAGATGGTCTTCATAGAAAGGGTGAAATTGCTCCAGCAAAG GTTTCCAGAACTTAAGGTATTTGGCTTGCAATGTGGTGCACATATAACGGACTACAACACGAAGAATCAAATAAGCAAGATGATAAGCAACAAATACATCACATTTCCTGTCTTGGTGTCATCTGAGAAGTTTGTGCAA ATGAAAGATGGAACTCTATATGTGCTACTCAATGGTTTGAGAGAGCCTGTTTATTATTTCCCAAGGAATGTGGAGCTCACCAATATTAGCAAGG AAATTGGTCAACTTGTCaatccacaaaagaaaagcTCTTCGGtgcttgaaaattttggaagcaCTTGGGCAAGGCGTGCTGAAATCGTTAGAGAACCTTCAGTTTGTTCTTCTTTAAAGAACCTGCTTTTAGACTTTGCAG GATGTATGTCTGCGGATGAACCCAGCAATCGCATATTTCTTTCTGATACAAATCATCATCGGATCATTATAATCAATGGAAATGGCTATATATTAGACAGT ATTGGTTCTTCTCCAGGTTTCGAGGATGGTAGATTTGAAACTGCTAAGATGATGCGACCAGCTGCCTCAGTGTATAATGCTGCGGAAGATTGTTTATATTTTGTAGATTCTGAG aacCATGCTGTACGGTGTGCCGATTTTGAGAAAAGGATTGTTCATACAGTATATCCTGCTCCTGAGTCTAATAAGAACACCAGGAGCCTATGGAGGTGGCTTTTGGTCAAGCTGGGAATGGTTCCTCAAGCTTCAGAAAACGTTGATGAGCATGAAATGGATATCCCATGTTTCCCATGGCATATATTGAAGTTGGAGGAACGAAATCTGTTCATAACTAATCGCAG TTTTGACAGTTTGTGGATTTTGTGTACAGCAACGGGGAAGATTGAGAATTCATGTAAAG GACAAGGAGCTGTCATGGACTTCTGCAAGCCAGTTATCAAGAGCAGGTTGGCTATGGCGAAAGAGGCATACCACAAACTTCAGTTGCAGTGTAAAACCAACTGTAACTCCTTAGAGGAGTTGTCTTATGCACATATGATATCATCAGTTGCAAAAATTGAGGGGAATATACTGCTCTGTGACCCTG ATGGAGGGAAGATAATAAAATATCACCATGGATCAGataaattttcttctcttcaattttcaaattttggagTCCTTGGATTGCCATATTGGCTGGATTGTCCTTTGGAGGTCTTTTCTGG ACGGGATTATGATGCGTACGTGCCAGCAACCAACCGTCTACTTCAACATTTTAATGTGCATCCCG GAAAGTGTAATATAAAAATCGATGTCGATGTTCCTGGTGGAACCAAACTTGCATCTCCTCTACAAGATGGTTGCTTTTGGTGTCAAGCGAGAGGTTCTGCTACTGTTTTGAGAAAAGAAGCAGATTCTACTGCAAAG GTTGGTGTTGCCCAACAGTGGTATGATGAATTAGATAATCTTGCGTTTGCAAGTACCAATGCAGCATCTGAATTGAATGATGAGCAAGCAGAATTTGGCTATCCTCAAGGAGACACATCAGCACATATTGATTGCTGTGTGAGTACAAGTCCAGGAACAAGTGAG ATTGTTGTATGTGCAGCATTCTATCTACAACTCCACAATGCATGTGAGCATGGTCTGATCGATGATGTTAGAAAGGCGGAGAAGATACTGGGTATTTCTAGCCACGAGGGGAACCCAGAACAAGGTGAGACCCCTATCTCCTTGCTTTTAGCATCATGTAAAGACCTGAGCAATGTGGTTTTCGTGAGACCCTTGCATTTAAGAATAAGACTAGACTGTCATGATGACTCAACTGATAAACTCTCAGAGATCATTCGTACCGATTCTACCATCAAGATTCATGTATCATTAGATTAA